From the Rutidosis leptorrhynchoides isolate AG116_Rl617_1_P2 unplaced genomic scaffold, CSIRO_AGI_Rlap_v1 contig253, whole genome shotgun sequence genome, one window contains:
- the LOC139882283 gene encoding protein ZW2-like: protein MANSQREQNRNVRENFETFFYDWLIRQQNFLDQLLVAMEPENVHKIDTLIDQVLSHYREYFFEKTKAANKNVYLFFSPPWLSSFEKSLCWIGGFRPSVVFNLISGSIKDLSTEQEQRIEQLKAETKMEERKLTETMAEIQESVAGPPLLTLARKFRALVDGEVTDFNDEMDRLKDVKLGALNKADELRGNVAFEIVKILSPSQMVNLLAAAAQFQLKVRSWGKEKDSASKVV, encoded by the coding sequence ATGGCTAACTCTCAGAGAGAGCAAAACCGAAATGTCAGAGAAAATTTCGAGACGTTTTTCTACGATTGGCTAATCCGGCAACAGAATTTCCTCGATCAGCTCCTCGTCGCCATGGAACCGGAAAATGTACACAAAATCGACACTTTAATCGACCAGGTATTATCTCACTACCGAGAATATTTCTTCGAGAAAACGAAAGCCGCAAACAAAAACGTCTATCTATTCTTCTCCCCTCCGTGGTTATCTTCTTTCGAGAAATCGTTATGTTGGATTGGTGGGTTCAGGCCGTCGGTCGTGTTCAATTTAATTTCTGGTTCGATTAAGGATTTAAGTACAGAGCAGGAACAGAGGATCGAGCAATTGAAAGCAGAGACGAAAATGGAGGAGAGGAAGCTGACGGAAACAATGGCGGAGATTCAAGAGAGCGTTGCCGGACCACCATTGTTAACGCTGGCGAGGAAATTCAGAGCTCTGGTCGATGGGGAAGTGACCGATTTCAATGATGAAATGGATCGCCTCAAGGATGTGAAGTTGGGTGCTTTAAACAAAGCCGATGAGCTTAGAGGGAATGTTGCCTTCGAGATTGTGAAGATTTTGAGTCCCTCGCAAATGGTCAACCTCCTTGCAGCGGCGGCTCAGTTTCAGTTAAAGGTTAGGAGTTGGGGAAAAGAGAAAGACTCTGCTTCTAAAGTAGTATGA
- the LOC139882287 gene encoding LOW QUALITY PROTEIN: sucrose transport protein SUC4-like (The sequence of the model RefSeq protein was modified relative to this genomic sequence to represent the inferred CDS: inserted 2 bases in 2 codons; deleted 1 base in 1 codon) — MAIPEADRSRNKARPSGSSSSSRPPARQQPPQKRIPLRQLLRVASVACGIQFGWALQLSLLTPYVQELGIPHAWXSIIWLCGPLSGLLVQPLVGHMSDRCKSRFGRRRPFIVAGAVMISVAVLLIGHSADIGWWLGDNESSRPRAIGVFVFGFWILDVANNMTQGPCRALLADLTGKDHRRTRVANAYFSLFMAVGNVLGYAAGAYSGWFKVFSFTLTAGCNHDCANLKSAFFIDVAFIAITTYLSITAAHEIPLDSRDTAVHSLEEGSGNPTEEAFLWELFGTFKYFSGQIWTILLVIALTWIGWFPFLLFDTDWMGREIYGGEPNEGQSYNDGVRMGSLGLMLQSVVLGITSVLMEKLCRKWGAAFIWGLSNILMALCFLAMLIVTYVANHAGYLGHDLPPNIFVIVALLIFTFLGVPLAITYSVPYALISSRIESLGLGQGLSMGVLNLAIVIPQVVVSIGSGPWDQLFGXGNSPAFAVGGISALASGLIAILAIPRSSAQKPRLVM, encoded by the exons ATGGCGATCCCTGAAGCTGATCGGAGCCGAAATAAGGCTCGACCTTCGGGGTCGTCGTCGTCATCTCGGCCGCCTGCTCGTCAACAGCCACCGCAAAAAAGGATTCCTCTGCGGCAGCTCCTCCGTGTAGCTTCCGTCGCATGCGGAATCCAATTCGGATGGGCTCTTCAGCTCTCC CTGCTCACTCCATATGTGCAAGAGCTCGGAATCCCTCACGCTT CAAGTATTATATGGCTTTGTGGTCCCCTCTCTGGTCTTTTGGTTCAGCCCCTCGTCGGCCATATGAGCGACAGATGCAAAAGCCGGTTTGGCCGTCGGAGACCGTTCATCGTCGCCGGAGCTGTCATGATTTCCGTTGCGGTGCTTTTGATCGGCCACTCCGCTGATATTGGGTGGTGGCTTGGCGACAACGAAAGCTCCAGGCCTCGTGCAATTGGGGTTTTCGTGTTTGGGTTTTGGATACTGGATGTTGCCAATAACATGACTCAGGGTCCTTGTAGAGCTCTACTTGCTGATCTCACTG GGAAGGATCATAGGAGGACTCGAGTGGCGAATGCTTATTTCTCACTGTTCATGGCTGTTGGCAATGTACTTGGGTATGCTGCTGGAGCATACAGTGGTTGGTTTAAGGTTTTCTCATTTACATTGACTGCTGGATGCAACCATGATTGTGCCAATCTTAAATCTGCCTTCTTCATTGATGTTGCATTTATCGCTATAACGACGTACTTGAGCATCACGGCAGCGCACGAGATACCTCTAGATTCGCGTGACACGGCTGTACATTCTCTTGAAGAAGGATCTGGAAACCCTACTGAAGAAGCTTTCCTATGGGAACTATTTGGTACTTTCAAATATTTTTCAGGGCAAATATGGACAATCTTGTTAGTCATTGCTTTGACTTGGATAGGATGGTTTCCGTTTCTCCTCTTTGATACTGATTGGATGGGGAGAGAGATCTATGGAGGTGAGCCTAATGAAGGTCAGAGTTACAATGATGGAGTCAGAATGGGTTCTTTGGGTCTCATGCTGCAGTCAGTTGTTCTAGGAATAACTTCTGTGCTCATGGAGAAGCTTTGCAGAAAGTGGGGTGCAGCTTTTATCTGGGGACTTTCCAACATCCTCATGGCACTTTGCTTTCTTGCCATGCTTATCGTCACCTATGTTGCAAACCATGCTGGCTACTTAGGCCACGATCTACCGCCAAATATATTTGTGATTGTTGCTTTGTTGATCTTCACATTTCTCGGCGTTCCATTGGCG ATTACTTACAGTGTTCCTTATGCCCTAATCTCCTCACGTATTGAGTCTTTGGGACTCGGCCAAG GACTGTCGATGGGGGTTCTTAATCTGGCAATTGTTATACCACAG GTCGTAGTCTCCATAGGAAGTGGGCCATGGGATCAGCTATTCG GGGGAAACTCGCCGGCGTTTGCTGTCGGAGGTATTTCAGCCTTAGCCAGTGGACTTATAGCCATCTTAGCTATTCCTCGATCCAGTGCTCAGAAGCCAAGGCTGGTCATGTGA
- the LOC139882284 gene encoding LOW QUALITY PROTEIN: receptor-like protein kinase 7 (The sequence of the model RefSeq protein was modified relative to this genomic sequence to represent the inferred CDS: inserted 2 bases in 2 codons; deleted 1 base in 1 codon), with the protein MSSYHSPYLHLLLFFSLLVAGIKSDEYEILLNIKTSLQKSNPNVFTSWTSSVSISNFTGITCNSDGLVSEIDLSNQQLAGSLPWDSICQLTGLEKLSLGFNMLYGTVLSNLSNCVNLQYLDLGNNGFTGNFPDISSLSRLQHLYLNNSGFSGSFPWKSLQNMSELVTLSIGDNLFEPVEFPREVLTLKKLNWLYMTNCSIEGEIPPEIGNLPELINLELSLNNLSGEIPAEIGNLHNLWQLELYGNSLSGKLPVGLRNLTKLENFDASTNQLEGDLSELRFSTNLVTLQLFQNGFSGEVPKEFGQFKKLVNLSLYTNNLVGSLPSELGSWAKFDFIDVSENSLTGPIPPDMCKQGNMRGLLMLQNKFTGPIPETYSNCHTLKRFRVSNNSLSGVIPAGIWGLPNADIIDVAMNQFEGPLTSDIKNAKSLGKLLTGSNKFSGDLPQEISQATSLVGIDLSYNQISGALPKNIGDLKRLSSLNLQNNKISGSIPESIGSCVSLSDLNMAHNSLSGKIPSSLGSLPTLYALDLSENQLSGQIPQSLSKPRLSLLDLSDNKLSGRIPESLSIEAYNGSFSGNPHLCSSTVGSFRRCSPDSRISKDVRTLIICFASGTILLLLCLTCFLRSKNRGKXHDRSLKEESWDVKSFHVITFSEDEILDSIKPDNVIGKGGSGSVYRVELPDGKELAVKHIWNVDSVGRKKSWSSTPMLSKKGGNVKSKEFDAEVQTLSSIRHVNVVKLYCSITSEDSSLLVYEYLPNGSLWXRLHNCRKMELDWRTRHEIALGAAKGLEYLHHGCEKPVLHRDVKSSNILLDEFLKPRIADFGLAKIVQANTATKDSTHVIAGTHGYIAPEYGYTYKVNEKSDVYSFGVVLMELVTGKKPIEPEFGENKDIVSWVSNKLKSREAVLSTIDSRIPEAFTEDVIKVLRVAILCTSRHPTLRPTMRAVVQMLEDADPCKLVGIIITKDGAVKKQQEVKDVKSEI; encoded by the exons ATGTCGTCATACCACTCTCCTTATCTTCATCTCCTCCTCTTCTTCTCCCTCCTCGTCGCCGGAATCAAATCCGACGAGTACGAAATCCTACTGAACATCAAAACATCCCTTCAAAAGTCAAATCCCAATGTGTTCACTTCATGGACTTCCTCCGTTTCCATATCCAATTTCACCGGAATCACTTGCAATTCCGACGGGTTAGTTTCGGAAATTGATCTCTCCAATCAACAATTGGCCGGAAGTCTTCCTTGGGATTCGATTTGCCAGCTTACTGGACTGGAGAAGCTCTCTCTTGGATTCAACATGTTGTACGGAACTGTGTTGAGTAATTTGAGCAACTGTGTGAATCTCCAATACTTGGATCTC GGCAACAATGGGTTTACCGGAAACTTTCCCGATATATCGTCTTTGAGCCGGTTACAACATCTGTACTTGAACAACAGCGGTTTTTCAGGTTCGTTTCCATGGAAGTCGCTTCAGAATATGTCGGAGCTCGTGACGTTAAGCATCGGAGATAATCTATTCGAACCAGTTGAATTCCCAAGAGAAGTTCTTACTTTGAAGAAATTGAATTGGCTTTATATGACGAATTGCAGCATCGAAGGCGAAATCCCACCTGAGATTGGAAATTTACCGGAGCTTATCAATCTGGAGCTCTCTTTAAACAATTTATCCGGCGAAATCCCGGCTGAAAtcggaaatcttcataatctatggCAGCTTGAGCTGTACGGCAACAGTTTGTCCGGAAAGCTTCCAGTTGGATTGAGAAATCTAACAAAGCTCGAGAACTTCGACGCTTCCACGAATCAATTAGAAGGTGATCTATCCGAATTACGATTTTCGACTAATTTAGTAACTCTGCAGCTGTTTCAGAATGGATTTTCCGGCGAGGTGCCGAAAGAGTTTGGCCAATTCAAGAAACTCGTGAACCTTTCGCTGTATACGAATAATCTGGTTGGTTCTCTTCCGTCAGAGCTTGGTTCTTGGGCTAAATTCGACTTCATCGACGTGTCAGAGAATTCTCTTACCGGTCCTATACCTCCGGACATGTGCAAGCAAGGGAATATGAGAGGTTTACTAATGTTACAGAATAAGTTTACAGGGCCCATCCCGGAAACTTATTCAAATTGCCACACATTAAAGCGATTTAGAGTCAGCAACAACTCTCTTTCCGGTGTAATTCCGGCCGGAATATGGGGATTGCCGAATGCAGACATCATCGACGTTGCCATGAATCAGTTCGAAGGTCCATTGACTTCAGATATCAAGAATGCAAAGTCTCTAGGGAAGTTGCTGACCGGAAGCAATAAATTTTCCGGCGATTTGCCGCAGGAGATTTCACAGGCGACGTCTTTGGTCGGAATTGACCTTAGTTATAACCAGATTTCGGGTGCACTTCCGAAGAATATTGGAGACTTGAAGAGATTAAGCAGCCTTAATTTACAGAATAATAAAATCTCTGGTTCAATTCCAGAGTCAATAGGCTCTTGTGTTTCTCTAAGTGATCTGAACATGGCTCATAATTCTCTATCGGGGAAGATTCCGTCTTCTTTAGGGTCTCTGCCAACTCTTTATGCCTTGGATTTATCGGAAAATCAACTTTCCGGTCAAATTCCTCAGAGTTTGTCGAAACCGAGGCTGAGCCTTCTTGATCTGTCAGATAATAAATTATCTGGTCGTATACCTGAATCTCTTTCTATTGAAGCATACAACGGAAGCTTTTCGGGAAATCCACACCTTTGCAGCTCAACAGTTGGCTCTTTTCGGCGATGTTCACCGGATTCCAGGATATCAAAAGATGTCCGTACACTCATTATTTGCTTTGCTTCTGGAACAATCCTCCTGCTTCTGTGTCTAACTTGTTTCTTGCGCTCGAAGAATAGAGGAA ATCATGACCGCTCGTTGAAGGAAGAATCGTGGGACGTAAAATCATTCCACGTTATAACCTTCAGCGAAGATGAGATTCTGGATTCTATCAAGCCAGATAATGTAATCGGAAAAGGAGGATCAGGCAGTGTTTACAGAGTTGAACTTCCCGACGGTAAAGAACTTGCAGTGAAGCACATTTGGAATGTCGATTCTGTCGGACGGAAAAAGAGCTGGAGCTCCACGCCGATGCTCTCGAAAAAGGGTGGAAACGTAAAAtccaaggaattcgatgcggaagTTCAGACATTAAGCTCGATTAGGCATGTAAATGTCGTGAAGCTCTATTGTAGCATTACTAGTGAAGACTCGAGCTTGTTGGTCTATGAATATTTACCGAATGGTAGTTTGT ATCGATTACATAACTGTAGAAAGATGGAGCTTGATTGGAGGACGAGGCACGAGATCGCGTTAGGAGCTGCTAAGGGTTTGGAATATCTACATCATGGATGTGAGAAGCCAGTGCTCCATAGAGATGTCAAGTCTAGTAACATTTTGTTAGACGAGTTTTTGAAACCTAGGATTGCTGATTTTGGTTTAGCTAAGATTGTTCAGGCCAATACTGCCACCAAGGATTCAACCCATGTCATTGCTGGAACACACGGCTATATTGCTCCTG AATATGGGTACACGTATAAGGTAAATGAGAAGAGTGACGTGTACAGCTTCGGAGTAGTGCTGATGGAATTGGTAACTGGAAAGAAGCCGATAGAGCCCGAATTCGGAGAAAATAAAGACATAGTGAGTTGGGTTAGTAACAAGTTGAAGAGTAGAGAAGCAGTTTTAAGCACGATTGACTCTAGAATTCCTGAAGCATTCACGGAAGATGTCATTAAAGTGTTGAGGGTAGCAATTCTATGCACATCTAGACATCCGACTTTGAGGCCTACGATGAGAGCCGTAGTTCAAATGCTGGAGGATGCCGATCCGTGTAAATTGGTCGGAATTATCATCACCAAAGATGGAGCTGTCAAGAAACAGCAAGAGGTAAAAGATGTGAAGTCTGAAATATGA